The sequence ATGTTTGATAGTCCTGAGCCTGGAGAGTGAAAGTCCCAAGGTGGCGCGGCCATGAAAGCAGTTTGGAGAGATGGTGAGAACTGGTTCCCTCCTGGCACCTCGGGTGTTGGAGCAATCTCCACATGTTTGATATTTTTGTGGCCCTGGGGAGAatgaaaaaatgtggttttgaggATGATGTCGCCAGGAAAGCGTGGAGCCCCAAGGTCTGTGGCCCGATGAAAGCAGTTCAGAGACACAGTGAGAACAAGCACTTTTCCCTTCTAGTACCGTCAATGTGGGAACAATCTCCAGTTGTCTGatatttttgagcccagccctggggagactgaaaaaaggtagttttgaagatgaagccgccaggaaagcatGAAACGCCAAGTTTCTGGGGCGATGAAAGCGAGACAGTGAGAACAAACACcacttttccctcctggcacctTTGCTGTGGGTGCAATCCCCAGAGGGTTGATATATTTTGAGCCCTGCCTGGGGGAGAGCGAAAGCCCCACGGTTTGTGgagcgatgaaagcggttcccagagactgagaacaaccgacactTTTCCCTCCTGGCCCCTCTTTAAACAAAGCTCTCGTCTCCCACAGGGTGGAGCTCTTTCTGCTGTTCTGGCAGAGCTACATCCAGACAGGGATGTGCCGTTTGCCAACACAATTGTGCTATAAATTCCAACGCACAGGAAAGAAGCGAGGTAATTCCAGGAGAAGGTTTTGATGCTCTGCAGGTCGAGATTTACAGGTGGGATGGACCACATCTGCAGAAAACCTACCTACATGTAAGCCTGTCAGGTTGTTACTTCAAGAAAGAGTGTAATACTGCTCACTAACAAACACAGGGTCAGTCGGAAACCTTGGGTAGATTGTGCACACCTGCACTGAAAGCAAGCTAAAGCAGACCGTTAGGTACAACACTTCATTACAGAGCTATAGGACGGATAAAGATTTCACGAATTGGACAGAAAAGGACTTTGCATTTGTAAAGATGATcgctttttaatattaatacaaaTCAGTAAGAATATACAGGTGCCGTGCAGCTTTAACCCCTTCTTTAGCAGTAATCCCGGTGTCTTTGCTGTCTGCCTACACGCTGCCAGGCAAGTAAAAGTGACACACCAAAGGCGTCCTACAATTTTCCTTCCCTCGACTGTTATTGAGACGCAGCAGTTCTTTATGCGCTCAGCCAGTGTAGCCACAATATTTGCCACAACAGCATGCCacaatatttgagaaaaaaatgaatgcaaatgcCCACAGCAGGACTAAGTAGCAATGGGTCAACATCTCCCGTGATACCCATGGGCACAGTATTCTGCACTGATATATATCAGACAAACACGttgtttaaaataactttgttctttctcctttatttagCCACAGCACAAAGACAAGAGCAGTCAAACCCCATCCAGTGGAACTCACTAGATAAACCTGTTCAGATTAAGATTCTCATGAAATCAACCAAAATACACATGTACactcacactctcacacacacgaGAACGTAGCAGAGCCCTTACAAAATCGGGAGTGGCACTGAACTGCACCTAAAAGTAAAACGCAATAGAAAAATCAACCAGTTAGAATACATCTGTTAAGCAACAAAGCTGTGCACTGAACAGGTACCACTGTACCCTTCCATTGGCTGTTTAAATACCAGCATCACTCCTTGCAGGTGTGAATTTGAAGCTCACGGAGGAAAAGAGTCTGATCTCAGTTACCAAGAATGCAGGGTAATAGAACAATCACTCCGCTGTAACTCAAAGCAGAATCTGGCCCTGTGAAATGAGTATGCGTATGACCGGCTCCGGATGGAAGACCACTGCAGGTGacaactttctttttcccttcagttctCCAGCAACTAAACCCACCACCAATATTGTGTGTAACTTGGCTTGCACCTTCCCCACTCCAGAGTCTGCTCTGAGGCGTACTGCTCCTTTCGGTGGAAGAAACAGCCTAGTGGTTCCAAGATGTGAGTAAACGCCCACGAGGGACTAGAATAAGACCACCAAATACACCAAACCACTgcagaagaaatagaaattggGCTCTTAGATAAAGCTGATCAAGCTTTGATCTGATTTATCTATGCTTTGTTCAGAAATATAAGACTCAAATATAGTTTACAAAAAGAGTAATTCTTTATAGAACATCTGAATGTTAAAACACTAACAAAAACCACAGCTTGTTAATGCTAAGAAGAGTGGTCTtggaaaaattaataacaaaaccAGGCTGTTGCTAACAATAGTATGTGATATCTCTTCATAAAAAGGCAGTCTGATGTACTcaggaaaaatgaaacatttgaaacaaactgtttacaaaagttttttaaaTGCTCAGCACAGATCTAACACAGGTGTTAACAACCActactgtaattttattttttgacaacTTCagcaactatttaaaaaaacacctgctaatacaaaaatgtagaaaagaaaaagaaaaatctaaagagACAGTTTTTAGACAAACTTAGTTAAGGTGAAGCTGTACCTTTGTCCCTGTTATTAAGAACTTCAGCTTTAAGCGTGGCATAACCCAGCTCGGCTAGGTCTGTAGGCTTCCCCCCCCCTTACTAAGGAGTTAGTTCTTAGAAGGCTCCGATCTCAGTCCCCCAGGGTCGGTATGGTTTGCTGAGGGCTGCTGACTGCGTTGGTGTAGACAGGCTCAGCACGCTGGGGGACAGCAGATGGAAGGAGTCAAACGAAAAGGGGAATGCAGACAGAGATGCCAtggaggaaagaagaggaggagacagTTTGGTAGTAGATGTGACCACGGGGAGCACTGGTCCAACGCTGCCATTTGGGGGCACTCTGAGTGAGGAAGTTTCAGCGTGTGGGGCGGCAATTCTGGTCTGGTGATGTGGTTCTGTGGAAGACGCTGTAGTACTGGTATTACCGTGCCCATTTTGAGCCAGCAGCAACGGGTGAGAGATGGGAGGGTGATGTCCAAAGGCACTGCCCCAAGGAATGTGTCCAGTGCCAGCGTGTGCACCGCTTGCTGCTTCCCGTTGAGAGGCATAGTTATTGAGATGAGACACAAGTCGAACTCGCAGAGGATCGGAGGCGTCCAGACCCTCTATAATACTAAGGTATCGAGCCACTTCGGCCAGGCACTCTCGAAATCCTAGACTCCGATAGTCCATAGCCAAAGCATGAGCATCAAAATAACCTAGGAGAAAAGAATGAAGtcttaaaatgctgttttccagTCATTGTCTACACGTagcctccccaccccaccctcccctaTAAGCATATTTCACTTGGATGTGGTTAGTATTCCCAACCATAGATTAGCTGCCAaggtccttctttttttttccccttttttttagtCTAACAAGCTTTTCTTTTATATCTGTGCTGTGATGCGGCAAGTCCCAAGATCAGTCACAGACTgccatttttaaactgaaattgcACACCGACACTGGAGGAAAGTACTTTTGTTATTTTCATGTCTCCCCAGTGCAAGCGAAACCACACTTCAGTGAAATCCATTAGAAACACAAGTCCTAACTTATCAGAGGGGACCTCTCCAGGCAACCTACTTTTTTcctaaaagtacatttttgctAATTCTCTCCACTATTCatttcaaactgtattttttttctaagtttctgTTCTGAACTTTCACAAAGTTAGAGAAGACAAAAAtttgacaacaacaaaaactttGTGTTTCCCAAGTTGCCAAAAGCCGATTCACTTCACAGTGCTGACATATTGCTAGAGAGAATTGCTAGAGAGAAGACTGGTGTCACTCTCCCCTAGAACAGCCTGGGGCTAGCACTGTAAAACGTTCCAGTGCCAGTGACGCTGCAAATCTTGTCAAGAGGGAAGTCTCAAATTcctgatgaaagagaaaagagttgTCGTGCACTGTCTCCGAGCGCTGCCGCAGCACACCGGCACGCCAAACACCAGGGAACGGGCTCCTCGCGCTGACCCGCTGCCAGGAACGGAACTTTTACCTTTTCCTCCTGCAGTATGCAGCATTTTCAGGTGATCCACAGTCATCTGCAgaatctcagccttctccagctTGGCCGATCCCtaggagagaaggggaagcacGGCGGTTTTTAGGCAGAGGCAGAGCCGTCAGAAAAGGGTGACCCCCGGGGAACGGCGCGGGGGGCAACGCAGAGGGGTCCCCGGACGCTACCTGCTTCTCAAAGGCGCTGGGCACCAGCCTCCTGAGCTCGGACAGGCTGTTGTTGATGCGATCGCGGCGGCGCTTCTCGATGATCTAGGGCAGAaagcggggggtgagggggtgccggggctgaggggagccgcGGCCGGGGGCCGTCGGGCGGGCACTCACTCACCCCCCGGCGCCTCTTCCTGGCCAGGATCTGCGAGGTGGCGGAGGGAGACGCGGCGCTGGCGGCCGAGCTCAGGTTCCTGCGGGGAGCAGCGGGACACCCGTCACCCcccggcgggaggagggggccgggggggctcggGGTCCCCccgcggggctgaggggagggacggggcgcGCCGGGCCGCCTTGACGGCGCCCGACCCCCGGGCCTGCGCTCACCCGTTCTCGTCCGCGCTCTCCTTCTCCACCTCCACGGCCTCGTCCGCCTCCTCGCTGTCCGACGAGCTGTACTCGGGGTGAGCCCGCTTcagggcggcggggagcggggggcgcgggcggccctcggggaggcggcg comes from Numenius arquata chromosome 3, bNumArq3.hap1.1, whole genome shotgun sequence and encodes:
- the HEY1 gene encoding hairy/enhancer-of-split related with YRPW motif protein 1, with the protein product MGETGEGRSAGRALGALLPRAARRLPEGRPRPPLPAALKRAHPEYSSSDSEEADEAVEVEKESADENGNLSSAASAASPSATSQILARKRRRGIIEKRRRDRINNSLSELRRLVPSAFEKQGSAKLEKAEILQMTVDHLKMLHTAGGKGYFDAHALAMDYRSLGFRECLAEVARYLSIIEGLDASDPLRVRLVSHLNNYASQREAASGAHAGTGHIPWGSAFGHHPPISHPLLLAQNGHGNTSTTASSTEPHHQTRIAAPHAETSSLRVPPNGSVGPVLPVVTSTTKLSPPLLSSMASLSAFPFSFDSFHLLSPSVLSLSTPTQSAALSKPYRPWGTEIGAF